The following are encoded together in the Takifugu flavidus isolate HTHZ2018 chromosome 22, ASM371156v2, whole genome shotgun sequence genome:
- the kdm5a gene encoding lysine-specific demethylase 5A isoform X2 — translation MSVFAEFVPPPECPVFEPSWEDFSDPLGFINKIRPIAEKTGICKIRPPEDWQPPFACDVRNFRFTPRIQRLNELEALTRVKLNFLDQIAKFWELQGSKIRFPHVERKILDLYRLSKIVSSEGGFETVCKEKRWSKVSSRMGYPSGRGTGSLLRSHYERILYPYELFQSGATLTGIQRLYEEGDDPEEMDEGVGEDAMEEEQDEEEDEEEEDEEEKEKDGEHDGLQSNSHLPERRSRRLKSEAKNKEPKGLKIFDASPKMVGLEIVADDGFNKKQRQLKAQAFAIKMRPRKETLEVNFIDLYFCLVCGRGDEEDRLLLCDGCDDSYHTFCLIPPLQDVPKGDWRCPKCVAEECSKPREAFGFEQAGKEYSLQSFGEMADQFKSDYFNMPVHMVPTELVEKEFWRLVSSIEEDVIVEYGADISSKEVGSGFPVRDGKRRLLGDEEEYANSGWNLNNMPVLEQSVLTHINVDISGMKVPWLYVGMCFSSFCWHIEDHWSYSINFLHWGEPKTWYGVPASAAEQLEAVMKKLAPELFDSQPDLLHQLVTIMNPNVLMEHGVPVYRTNQCAGEFVVTFPRAYHSGFNQGYNFAEAVNFCTADWLPMGRQCVAHYRRLHRYCVFSHEELLCKMAADPESLDVELATSVFKEMGETMEEETKLRQAAQKLGVLSSEQEVFELLPDDERQCYKCKTTCFLSALTCSCSPDRLVCLHHAADLCDCPHGNKCLRYRYDLEEFPAMLYGVKTRAQSYDTWSKRVTEALSADQKNKKDLIELKVLLEDAEDRKYPEKTLFRRLREMVKEAETCSSVAQLLLSRKQRHSRLRSENSCNRTKLTVDELKAFVDQLYRLPCIISQARQVKELLEKVEEFHERAQAALSDEMPDSSKLQALLDLGSGLDVELPELPRLKQELQQARWLDEVRVTLAEPHRFTLELMKRLIDSGVGLAPHHAVEKAMAELQEILTVSERWEDKARACLQARPPHSLVTLESIVIEARNIPAYLPNILALREALQKAKDWTVKVEAIQSGSSYAYLEQLESLLARGRSIPVRLDPLAHVESQVAAARAWRERTGRTFLKKNSTYTLLQVLSPRIDIGIYGNSKSKRKRVKELMEKERGGFDPDALSDLEESPEEVRDPSTVVAAYKSKEQKEVESIHSLRAANLAKMAMADRIEEVKFCLCRKTASGFMLQCELCKDWFHGACVPLPKTGSQKKLGMSLQSNSKDSKFLCPLCQRSRRPRLETILSLLVSLQKLPVRLPEGEALQCLTERAMSWQDQARQALATDELSSALAKLSVLSQRMVEQAAREKTEKIINAELQKAAANPDLQGHIQTFQQSGFSRATSPRQSLDYDDEETDSDEDIRETYGYDMKDPGEVKPYLFCDEEIPVKSEEVVSHMWPAATPSFCAEHAYSSASKTCVQNISTPKKQPRKTPLVPRSLEPPVLELSPQAKAQLEELMMLGDLLEVSLDETQHIWRILQATHPPSEERFLQVMEPDESLMEKPLKIKLKDSEKKRKRKLERAEHHHMLLASAVTGASSMGDMRPPKSKDLKRVGLEMGLGKSKKKKLKLNLNKNREMKQLAKRLAKEEKERKRKEKAAAKAEALREGLDKRKDKKILDIPSKYDWSGAEDSNDENAVCASKNCQRPCKDKVDWVQCDGGCDEWFHQVCVGVSCEMAENEDYICVDCSRKAAGTSDGGAVEMALEEVTEESVVVLATSMCTGGSVQVLPSTPAMASWPRISSASHLHTAASHQQQKEHEQGS, via the exons ATGTCTGTATTCGCCGAGTTCGTCCCCCCTCCCGAGTGCCCGGTTTTTGAGCCGAGTTGGGAGGATTTCTCAGATCCTTTAGGATTCATCAACAAGATTCGACCCATTGCAGAGAAGACGGGGATTTGCAAGATCCGCCCCCCTGAG GACTGGCAGCCGCCGTTCGCCTGCGACGTTCGCAATTTTCGCTTCACGCCGCGAATACAAAGGCTGAATGAACTCGAA GCCCTCACTCGTGTCAAGCTGAACTTTCTGGATCAAATTGCAAAGTTCTGGGAACTGCAGGGGTCGAAGATTCGATTCCCTCACGTGGAGAGGAAGATTCTGGACCTCTATCGACTCAGTAAG atcgTATCATCTGAGGGTGGGTTTGAGACGGTGTGTAAAGAGAAGAGATGGTCCAAAGTGTCCAGCCGAATGGGCTACCCGTCAGGAAGAGGCACTGGTTCGCTGCTGCGCTCCCACTATGAGAGGATCCTCTATCCATATGAGCTCTTCCAGTCTGGGGCCACGCTCACT gGTATCCAGCGACTGTATGAGGAGGGCGACGATCCGGAGGAGATGGACGAGGGAGTCGGTGAGGATGCAATGGAAGaagagcaggatgaggaggaggacgaggaggaggaggacgaggaggaaaaggagaaagatgGGGAGCATGATGGGCTGCAGTCCAACTCTCATCTGCCTGAGAGACGGTCCAGGCGCCTCAAATCAGAGGCAA aaaacaaggaGCCCAAAGGCCTAAAGATCTTTGATGCAAGTCCCAAGATGGTTGGCCTTGAGATTGTTGCAG ATGATGGATTTAACAAAAAGCAGCGTCAACTTAAAGCCCAGGCTTTTGCCATTAAAATGAGGCCACGCAAGGAGACTCTGGAGGTTAACTTT ATTGACCTGTACTTCTGCCTGGTGTGCGGCCGGGGCGACGAGGAGGACCGGCTGTTGCTGTGTGACGGCTGCGATGACAGCTACCACACCTTCTGCCTGATCCCGCCTCTACAGGATGTGCCCAAGGGCGACTGGCGCTGCCCTAAATGTGTTGCCGAG GAATGCAGTAAACCGAGGGAGGCGTTTGGCTTCGAGCAGGCGGGGAAGGAGTACAGCCTGCAGAGCTTTGGAGAAATGGCTGATCAGTTCAAGTCTGACTACTTCAATATGCCTGTTCAT ATGGTCCCGACAGAGTTGGTGGAAAAAGAGTTCTGGCGCCTGGTGAGCAGCATCGAGGAGGACGTCATTGTGGAGTATGGTGCTGACATCAGCTCCAAGGAAGTGGGCAGCGGATTTCCCGTGAGAGACGGTAAACGAAGGCTCCTGGGAGATGAGGAG gAATACGCCAACTCGGGCTGGAATCTGAACAACATGCCGGTGTTGGAGCAGTCGGTTCTCACCCATATAAACGTGGACATCTCGGGTATGAAGGTGCCCTGGCTCTACGTGGGCATGTGTTTCTCTTCATTCTGCTGGCATATTGAGGACCACTGGAGCTACTCCATCAATTTCCTGCACTG GGGTGAGCCAAAGACTTGGTACGGTGTGCCAGCGTCTGCAgcggagcagctggaggccGTAATGAAGAAGCTGGCTCCGGAGCTGTTCGACTCCCAGCCAgatctcctccatcagctcgTCACCATCATGAATCCCAATGTCCTCATGGAGCACGGAGTCCCC GTCTACAGAACCAACCAATGTGCAGGGGAGTTTGTGGTGACCTTCCCTCGAGCCTATCACAGTGGTTTCAACCAGGGCTACAACTTTGCAGAGGCAGTTAACTTCTGCACTGCTGACTGGTTACCCATGGGTCGCCAGTGCGTGGCCCATTACCGACGCCTCCACCGTTACTGTGTGTTCTCCCACGAGGAGCTGCTCTGCAAAATGGCAGCGGACCCAGAAAGTCTCGACGTTGAGCTGGCCACTTCCGTCTTCAAGGAAATGGGTGAAACgatggaagaggagacaaaacTAAGACAAGCTGCCCAGAAACTT GGGGTTCTGTCCTCAGAGCAAGAGGTTTTTGAGCTTTTACCTGATGACGAGCGCCAGTGTTACAAGTGTAAGACGACGTGCTTCCTGTCTGCGTtgacctgctcctgcagccccgATCGGCTGGTCTGTCTTCACCACGCTGCAGACCTCTGCGATTGTCCACATGGCAACAAGTGTCTTCG GTATCGCTACGATCTGGAGGAGTTTCCAGCAATGCTGTATGGGGTGAAGACCAGGGCCCAGTCATACGACACTTGGTCCAAAAGGGTTACTGAAGCCCTGTCTGCTgaccagaaaaacaaaaaag ATCTTATTGAGCTCAAGGTCTTGCTTGAAGATGCAGAGGACCGAAAATATCCTGAAAAAACGTTGTTCCGTCGGCTGAGAGAGATGGTAAAGGAGGCGGAGACGTGCTCCTCTgtggctcagctgctgctcagccgcAAACAGAGGCACAG tCGTCTGCGTTCCGAGAACAGTTGCAACCGCACGAAGCTGACCGTGGACGAGCTTAAAGCCTTTGTGGATCAGCTCTACAGGCTGCCCTGTATCATCAGCCAGGCACGACAAGTGAAA gAGTTGCTTGAGAAAGTGGAGGAATTCCACGAGCGAGCCCAAGCGGCGCTGTCCGATGAGATGCCCGATTCCTCCAAGCTGCAGGCCCTGCTGGACCTGGGTAGCGGTCTTGATGTGGAGCTGCCGGAGCTGCCACGCCTCAAACAGGAACTGCAACAGGCCCGCTGGCTGGATGAG GTTCGTGTTACCTTGGCTGAACCTCATCGCTTCACCTTAGAGCTGATGAAGAGGCTGATAGACTCTGGGGTGGGCCTGGCTCCCCACCATGCTGTGGAAAAGGCCATGGCTGAGCTACAAGAGATCCTAACGGTCTCAGAGAGATGGGAGGACAAGGCTCGTGCCTGTCTGCAGGCTCG ACCTCCACACAGTTTGGTGACATTGGAGAGCATCGTGATTGAGGCTCGGAACATCCCAGCATACCTACCTAATATTCTGGCTCTCAGAGAAGCCCTACAGAAGGCCAAGGACTGGACAGTTAAGGTGGAAGCTATCCAG AGTGGTAGCAGCTACGCttacctggagcagctggagagccTGCTGGCCCGGGGACGCTCCATCCCTGTTCGGCTCGATCCGCTGGCACACGTAGAGTCTCAGGTGGCTGCAGCCCGAGCCTGGAGGGAGAGGACGGGCCGCACCTTCCTCAAGAAGAACTCCACATACACTCTTCTTCAG GTCCTTAGCCCCCGCATTGACATCGGCATTTATGGAAACAGCAAGAGCAAAAGAAAGCGTGTGAAGGAGCTCATGGAAAAGGAGAGGGGCGGTTTTGACCCAGACGCCCTGAGCGACCTGGAGGAGAGTCCGGAAGAGGTGCGAGACCCCTCCACTGTGGTAGCAGCCTACAAATCCAAAGAGCAGAAAGAAGTGGAGTCCATCCACTCGCTACGGGCAGCAAACCTGGCCAAGATGGCCATGGCCGACCGCATCGAGGAGGTGAAATTCTGCCTGTGCCGGAAGACTGCGAGCGGCTTCATGTTGCAGTGTGAGCTCTGTAAGGACTGGTTCCACGGGGCGTGCGTGCCTCTGCCCAAGACGGGATCGCAGAAGAAGCTGGGCATGAGTCTGCAAAGCAATAGCAAAGACTCCAAGTTCCTGTGTCCACTCTGCCAGCGGTCCAGGAGGCCGAGACTAGAAACGATCCTGTCGCTTTTGGTGTCGCTTCAGAAGCTCCCAGTGCGCCTGCCTGAAGGAGAAGCCCTCCAGTGTTTGACGGAGAGGGCAATGAGCTGGCAG GACCAAGCTCGTCAAGCTCTTGCCACAGATGAGCTCTCTTCAGCCCTGGCAAAGCTGTCTGTGCTGAGTCAGCGTATGGTGGAACAGGCAGCAAGGGAGAAAACGGAGAAGATCATCAATGCGGAGCTGCAGAAAGCTGCCGCCAACCCAGATTTACAG GGTCACATCCAGACATTCCAGCAGTCGGGTTTCAGTAGAGCCACATCACCTCGCCAGTCCCTGGACTACGATGATGAGGAGACGGACTCAGATGAGGACATCAGGGAGACCTATGGTTATGACATGAAG GACCCAGGGGAGGTGAAGCCGTACCTGTTCTGTGATGAGGAGATCCCGGTTAAGTCTGAGGAAGTGGTCAGCCACATGTGGCCAGCAGCGACTCCTTCCTTCTGTGCTGAACATGCATACTCCTCAGCCTCCAAGACCTGTGTGCAAA ACATCAGCACACCCAAAAAGCAGCCCAGGAAGACCCCCCTGGTGCCTCGCAGCCTGGAGCCGCCGGTGCTGGAGCTGTCCCCGCAGGCTaaggcccagctggaggagctgatgatgTTAGGCGACCTGCTGGAAGTGTCCCTTGATGAAACCCAGCACATCTGGAGGATCCTTCAGGCCACACACCCCCCTTCAGAGGAGAGATTCTTGCAGGTCATGGAG CCCGATGAGTCTCTAATGGAGAAGCCGCTGAAGATTAAGCTTAAAGAttcagagaagaaaaggaaacggAAGTTAGAGAGGGCCGAACACCACCACATGCTGTTGGCATCGGCCGTCACCGGAGCCTCGTCCATGGGGGACATGCGACCGCCCAAGTCCAAAGATCTCAAAAGAGTGGGTCTGGAAATGGGCCTCGGGAAATCCAAGAAGAAAAAACTGAAACTTAACCTGAACAAGAACCGAGAGATGAAGCAGCTGGCCAAACGGTTAGccaaggaggagaaggagagaaagagaaaagaaaaggcagcagCCAAGGCAGAGGCTCTCAGAGAGGGCCTGGACAAAAGGAAGGACAAGAAGATCCTGGACATTCCCTCCAAGTACGACTGGTCCGGAGCCGAGGACTCCAATGATGAGAACGCTGTGTGTGCATCCAAGAACTGCCAGAGGCCCTGCAAAGACAAG GTGGACTGGGTGCAGTGCGACGGCGGCTGTGACGAGTGGTTCCACCAGGTGTGCGTGGGGGTGTCGTGCGAAATGGCCGAAAACGAGGACTACATCTGCGTGGATTGTTCCCGGAAGGCTGCCGGCACGAGCGACGGCGGCGCGGTGGAGAtggctctggaggaggtgaCGGAAGAGAGCGTGGTGGTCCTGGCCACCTCCATGTGCACCGGCGGCAGCGTTCAGGTCCTGCCATCGACGCCCGCCATGGCGTCTTGGCCTCGCATTTCCTCTGCCTCCCACTTGCACACGGCCGcttcacaccagcagcagaaagagCACGAACAGGGGAGTTAA
- the kdm5a gene encoding lysine-specific demethylase 5A isoform X1 encodes MSVFAEFVPPPECPVFEPSWEDFSDPLGFINKIRPIAEKTGICKIRPPEDWQPPFACDVRNFRFTPRIQRLNELEALTRVKLNFLDQIAKFWELQGSKIRFPHVERKILDLYRLSKIVSSEGGFETVCKEKRWSKVSSRMGYPSGRGTGSLLRSHYERILYPYELFQSGATLTGIQRLYEEGDDPEEMDEGVGEDAMEEEQDEEEDEEEEDEEEKEKDGEHDGLQSNSHLPERRSRRLKSEAKNKEPKGLKIFDASPKMVGLEIVADDGFNKKQRQLKAQAFAIKMRPRKETLEVNFIDLYFCLVCGRGDEEDRLLLCDGCDDSYHTFCLIPPLQDVPKGDWRCPKCVAEECSKPREAFGFEQAGKEYSLQSFGEMADQFKSDYFNMPVHMVPTELVEKEFWRLVSSIEEDVIVEYGADISSKEVGSGFPVRDGKRRLLGDEEEYANSGWNLNNMPVLEQSVLTHINVDISGMKVPWLYVGMCFSSFCWHIEDHWSYSINFLHWGEPKTWYGVPASAAEQLEAVMKKLAPELFDSQPDLLHQLVTIMNPNVLMEHGVPVYRTNQCAGEFVVTFPRAYHSGFNQGYNFAEAVNFCTADWLPMGRQCVAHYRRLHRYCVFSHEELLCKMAADPESLDVELATSVFKEMGETMEEETKLRQAAQKLGVLSSEQEVFELLPDDERQCYKCKTTCFLSALTCSCSPDRLVCLHHAADLCDCPHGNKCLRYRYDLEEFPAMLYGVKTRAQSYDTWSKRVTEALSADQKNKKDLIELKVLLEDAEDRKYPEKTLFRRLREMVKEAETCSSVAQLLLSRKQRHSSRLRSENSCNRTKLTVDELKAFVDQLYRLPCIISQARQVKELLEKVEEFHERAQAALSDEMPDSSKLQALLDLGSGLDVELPELPRLKQELQQARWLDEVRVTLAEPHRFTLELMKRLIDSGVGLAPHHAVEKAMAELQEILTVSERWEDKARACLQARPPHSLVTLESIVIEARNIPAYLPNILALREALQKAKDWTVKVEAIQSGSSYAYLEQLESLLARGRSIPVRLDPLAHVESQVAAARAWRERTGRTFLKKNSTYTLLQVLSPRIDIGIYGNSKSKRKRVKELMEKERGGFDPDALSDLEESPEEVRDPSTVVAAYKSKEQKEVESIHSLRAANLAKMAMADRIEEVKFCLCRKTASGFMLQCELCKDWFHGACVPLPKTGSQKKLGMSLQSNSKDSKFLCPLCQRSRRPRLETILSLLVSLQKLPVRLPEGEALQCLTERAMSWQDQARQALATDELSSALAKLSVLSQRMVEQAAREKTEKIINAELQKAAANPDLQGHIQTFQQSGFSRATSPRQSLDYDDEETDSDEDIRETYGYDMKDPGEVKPYLFCDEEIPVKSEEVVSHMWPAATPSFCAEHAYSSASKTCVQNISTPKKQPRKTPLVPRSLEPPVLELSPQAKAQLEELMMLGDLLEVSLDETQHIWRILQATHPPSEERFLQVMEPDESLMEKPLKIKLKDSEKKRKRKLERAEHHHMLLASAVTGASSMGDMRPPKSKDLKRVGLEMGLGKSKKKKLKLNLNKNREMKQLAKRLAKEEKERKRKEKAAAKAEALREGLDKRKDKKILDIPSKYDWSGAEDSNDENAVCASKNCQRPCKDKVDWVQCDGGCDEWFHQVCVGVSCEMAENEDYICVDCSRKAAGTSDGGAVEMALEEVTEESVVVLATSMCTGGSVQVLPSTPAMASWPRISSASHLHTAASHQQQKEHEQGS; translated from the exons ATGTCTGTATTCGCCGAGTTCGTCCCCCCTCCCGAGTGCCCGGTTTTTGAGCCGAGTTGGGAGGATTTCTCAGATCCTTTAGGATTCATCAACAAGATTCGACCCATTGCAGAGAAGACGGGGATTTGCAAGATCCGCCCCCCTGAG GACTGGCAGCCGCCGTTCGCCTGCGACGTTCGCAATTTTCGCTTCACGCCGCGAATACAAAGGCTGAATGAACTCGAA GCCCTCACTCGTGTCAAGCTGAACTTTCTGGATCAAATTGCAAAGTTCTGGGAACTGCAGGGGTCGAAGATTCGATTCCCTCACGTGGAGAGGAAGATTCTGGACCTCTATCGACTCAGTAAG atcgTATCATCTGAGGGTGGGTTTGAGACGGTGTGTAAAGAGAAGAGATGGTCCAAAGTGTCCAGCCGAATGGGCTACCCGTCAGGAAGAGGCACTGGTTCGCTGCTGCGCTCCCACTATGAGAGGATCCTCTATCCATATGAGCTCTTCCAGTCTGGGGCCACGCTCACT gGTATCCAGCGACTGTATGAGGAGGGCGACGATCCGGAGGAGATGGACGAGGGAGTCGGTGAGGATGCAATGGAAGaagagcaggatgaggaggaggacgaggaggaggaggacgaggaggaaaaggagaaagatgGGGAGCATGATGGGCTGCAGTCCAACTCTCATCTGCCTGAGAGACGGTCCAGGCGCCTCAAATCAGAGGCAA aaaacaaggaGCCCAAAGGCCTAAAGATCTTTGATGCAAGTCCCAAGATGGTTGGCCTTGAGATTGTTGCAG ATGATGGATTTAACAAAAAGCAGCGTCAACTTAAAGCCCAGGCTTTTGCCATTAAAATGAGGCCACGCAAGGAGACTCTGGAGGTTAACTTT ATTGACCTGTACTTCTGCCTGGTGTGCGGCCGGGGCGACGAGGAGGACCGGCTGTTGCTGTGTGACGGCTGCGATGACAGCTACCACACCTTCTGCCTGATCCCGCCTCTACAGGATGTGCCCAAGGGCGACTGGCGCTGCCCTAAATGTGTTGCCGAG GAATGCAGTAAACCGAGGGAGGCGTTTGGCTTCGAGCAGGCGGGGAAGGAGTACAGCCTGCAGAGCTTTGGAGAAATGGCTGATCAGTTCAAGTCTGACTACTTCAATATGCCTGTTCAT ATGGTCCCGACAGAGTTGGTGGAAAAAGAGTTCTGGCGCCTGGTGAGCAGCATCGAGGAGGACGTCATTGTGGAGTATGGTGCTGACATCAGCTCCAAGGAAGTGGGCAGCGGATTTCCCGTGAGAGACGGTAAACGAAGGCTCCTGGGAGATGAGGAG gAATACGCCAACTCGGGCTGGAATCTGAACAACATGCCGGTGTTGGAGCAGTCGGTTCTCACCCATATAAACGTGGACATCTCGGGTATGAAGGTGCCCTGGCTCTACGTGGGCATGTGTTTCTCTTCATTCTGCTGGCATATTGAGGACCACTGGAGCTACTCCATCAATTTCCTGCACTG GGGTGAGCCAAAGACTTGGTACGGTGTGCCAGCGTCTGCAgcggagcagctggaggccGTAATGAAGAAGCTGGCTCCGGAGCTGTTCGACTCCCAGCCAgatctcctccatcagctcgTCACCATCATGAATCCCAATGTCCTCATGGAGCACGGAGTCCCC GTCTACAGAACCAACCAATGTGCAGGGGAGTTTGTGGTGACCTTCCCTCGAGCCTATCACAGTGGTTTCAACCAGGGCTACAACTTTGCAGAGGCAGTTAACTTCTGCACTGCTGACTGGTTACCCATGGGTCGCCAGTGCGTGGCCCATTACCGACGCCTCCACCGTTACTGTGTGTTCTCCCACGAGGAGCTGCTCTGCAAAATGGCAGCGGACCCAGAAAGTCTCGACGTTGAGCTGGCCACTTCCGTCTTCAAGGAAATGGGTGAAACgatggaagaggagacaaaacTAAGACAAGCTGCCCAGAAACTT GGGGTTCTGTCCTCAGAGCAAGAGGTTTTTGAGCTTTTACCTGATGACGAGCGCCAGTGTTACAAGTGTAAGACGACGTGCTTCCTGTCTGCGTtgacctgctcctgcagccccgATCGGCTGGTCTGTCTTCACCACGCTGCAGACCTCTGCGATTGTCCACATGGCAACAAGTGTCTTCG GTATCGCTACGATCTGGAGGAGTTTCCAGCAATGCTGTATGGGGTGAAGACCAGGGCCCAGTCATACGACACTTGGTCCAAAAGGGTTACTGAAGCCCTGTCTGCTgaccagaaaaacaaaaaag ATCTTATTGAGCTCAAGGTCTTGCTTGAAGATGCAGAGGACCGAAAATATCCTGAAAAAACGTTGTTCCGTCGGCTGAGAGAGATGGTAAAGGAGGCGGAGACGTGCTCCTCTgtggctcagctgctgctcagccgcAAACAGAGGCACAG cagtCGTCTGCGTTCCGAGAACAGTTGCAACCGCACGAAGCTGACCGTGGACGAGCTTAAAGCCTTTGTGGATCAGCTCTACAGGCTGCCCTGTATCATCAGCCAGGCACGACAAGTGAAA gAGTTGCTTGAGAAAGTGGAGGAATTCCACGAGCGAGCCCAAGCGGCGCTGTCCGATGAGATGCCCGATTCCTCCAAGCTGCAGGCCCTGCTGGACCTGGGTAGCGGTCTTGATGTGGAGCTGCCGGAGCTGCCACGCCTCAAACAGGAACTGCAACAGGCCCGCTGGCTGGATGAG GTTCGTGTTACCTTGGCTGAACCTCATCGCTTCACCTTAGAGCTGATGAAGAGGCTGATAGACTCTGGGGTGGGCCTGGCTCCCCACCATGCTGTGGAAAAGGCCATGGCTGAGCTACAAGAGATCCTAACGGTCTCAGAGAGATGGGAGGACAAGGCTCGTGCCTGTCTGCAGGCTCG ACCTCCACACAGTTTGGTGACATTGGAGAGCATCGTGATTGAGGCTCGGAACATCCCAGCATACCTACCTAATATTCTGGCTCTCAGAGAAGCCCTACAGAAGGCCAAGGACTGGACAGTTAAGGTGGAAGCTATCCAG AGTGGTAGCAGCTACGCttacctggagcagctggagagccTGCTGGCCCGGGGACGCTCCATCCCTGTTCGGCTCGATCCGCTGGCACACGTAGAGTCTCAGGTGGCTGCAGCCCGAGCCTGGAGGGAGAGGACGGGCCGCACCTTCCTCAAGAAGAACTCCACATACACTCTTCTTCAG GTCCTTAGCCCCCGCATTGACATCGGCATTTATGGAAACAGCAAGAGCAAAAGAAAGCGTGTGAAGGAGCTCATGGAAAAGGAGAGGGGCGGTTTTGACCCAGACGCCCTGAGCGACCTGGAGGAGAGTCCGGAAGAGGTGCGAGACCCCTCCACTGTGGTAGCAGCCTACAAATCCAAAGAGCAGAAAGAAGTGGAGTCCATCCACTCGCTACGGGCAGCAAACCTGGCCAAGATGGCCATGGCCGACCGCATCGAGGAGGTGAAATTCTGCCTGTGCCGGAAGACTGCGAGCGGCTTCATGTTGCAGTGTGAGCTCTGTAAGGACTGGTTCCACGGGGCGTGCGTGCCTCTGCCCAAGACGGGATCGCAGAAGAAGCTGGGCATGAGTCTGCAAAGCAATAGCAAAGACTCCAAGTTCCTGTGTCCACTCTGCCAGCGGTCCAGGAGGCCGAGACTAGAAACGATCCTGTCGCTTTTGGTGTCGCTTCAGAAGCTCCCAGTGCGCCTGCCTGAAGGAGAAGCCCTCCAGTGTTTGACGGAGAGGGCAATGAGCTGGCAG GACCAAGCTCGTCAAGCTCTTGCCACAGATGAGCTCTCTTCAGCCCTGGCAAAGCTGTCTGTGCTGAGTCAGCGTATGGTGGAACAGGCAGCAAGGGAGAAAACGGAGAAGATCATCAATGCGGAGCTGCAGAAAGCTGCCGCCAACCCAGATTTACAG GGTCACATCCAGACATTCCAGCAGTCGGGTTTCAGTAGAGCCACATCACCTCGCCAGTCCCTGGACTACGATGATGAGGAGACGGACTCAGATGAGGACATCAGGGAGACCTATGGTTATGACATGAAG GACCCAGGGGAGGTGAAGCCGTACCTGTTCTGTGATGAGGAGATCCCGGTTAAGTCTGAGGAAGTGGTCAGCCACATGTGGCCAGCAGCGACTCCTTCCTTCTGTGCTGAACATGCATACTCCTCAGCCTCCAAGACCTGTGTGCAAA ACATCAGCACACCCAAAAAGCAGCCCAGGAAGACCCCCCTGGTGCCTCGCAGCCTGGAGCCGCCGGTGCTGGAGCTGTCCCCGCAGGCTaaggcccagctggaggagctgatgatgTTAGGCGACCTGCTGGAAGTGTCCCTTGATGAAACCCAGCACATCTGGAGGATCCTTCAGGCCACACACCCCCCTTCAGAGGAGAGATTCTTGCAGGTCATGGAG CCCGATGAGTCTCTAATGGAGAAGCCGCTGAAGATTAAGCTTAAAGAttcagagaagaaaaggaaacggAAGTTAGAGAGGGCCGAACACCACCACATGCTGTTGGCATCGGCCGTCACCGGAGCCTCGTCCATGGGGGACATGCGACCGCCCAAGTCCAAAGATCTCAAAAGAGTGGGTCTGGAAATGGGCCTCGGGAAATCCAAGAAGAAAAAACTGAAACTTAACCTGAACAAGAACCGAGAGATGAAGCAGCTGGCCAAACGGTTAGccaaggaggagaaggagagaaagagaaaagaaaaggcagcagCCAAGGCAGAGGCTCTCAGAGAGGGCCTGGACAAAAGGAAGGACAAGAAGATCCTGGACATTCCCTCCAAGTACGACTGGTCCGGAGCCGAGGACTCCAATGATGAGAACGCTGTGTGTGCATCCAAGAACTGCCAGAGGCCCTGCAAAGACAAG GTGGACTGGGTGCAGTGCGACGGCGGCTGTGACGAGTGGTTCCACCAGGTGTGCGTGGGGGTGTCGTGCGAAATGGCCGAAAACGAGGACTACATCTGCGTGGATTGTTCCCGGAAGGCTGCCGGCACGAGCGACGGCGGCGCGGTGGAGAtggctctggaggaggtgaCGGAAGAGAGCGTGGTGGTCCTGGCCACCTCCATGTGCACCGGCGGCAGCGTTCAGGTCCTGCCATCGACGCCCGCCATGGCGTCTTGGCCTCGCATTTCCTCTGCCTCCCACTTGCACACGGCCGcttcacaccagcagcagaaagagCACGAACAGGGGAGTTAA